The Asterias rubens chromosome 1, eAstRub1.3, whole genome shotgun sequence genome segment TATTTGTCTGACCATGATGAAGGGTATTGTGCCACGTTCGATTGGCTGGAGGGCGTTTTTAACCCAACGAATGCGTTCTGCACGTTCCCACCACTGGGTGTTTTAATGGTACACAATGGAACAAGTTCATGAGCCAACTGTCGAAATTATGGAAAGAGAACTTCCAGACTGCACTGATAGTAATTTGAAGAGAAGATCGaacggaaaaaaaaattgaaaacattttttgtgtaCAGACTTTACTGCCTAATGAAACTGGAGAATTCCTATTACGCGTGCTATGCGCACAATAATGCATAGATATTGCACTGTTGACCCGAAGTGCTGACCGCTGTACCCTAATGCATATAATGGTCACTGGTCAGATAACCttttgaactttaatttttacTGCCTATTTCCCAGCTGCTATTATATTCCCGACCCATAAACAAAAACCACTGTATGTTGACCGTCAGCTTTGGCCACTCAGCCCTTCGGCCCTGACCGTTACGTTTGACCTGCCTGACCATTAAAGTGACGTCAGTTGGTGAAATGGGGGTCAAGTATCGGTGAAGTCATGCAATATTGTAGCATAGGGGTTTTGTGtaaatttacacaaattaatttaaacagTTTTGGGAATTGTGAACAGGCTCCTTAAATCAGTTGTCCTTGCCGTATAATTAATTTGGTTTAATGTTTTATGCAAGTGTATAGGGTGTTTTGTACGTTTACACCAACTATTTTTGCTTGTACAGTTTGAGAAGGCCTCTTATTAACTGTCCATGCTGGGAACATGTTTTGTAGTAGGTTTTATTCAAGTGTGAGTGTTTTTTTAACGTTTACTACACAACCACAGTTTTGGAATTATGAAAAGGTCTCATTATGAAAAGGTCTCTTGTAAATATagtttgtttttcatgttttatGCGTAAGGGTtttgacaaattaattttatgcagtttttgaattatgaaaaaGGCATCTTATCATTTTTTCCTAGACATGGAATATTATACTTCTTTATGTTTGCTGATGCTCAGTCAACAGCAAAATAAAACGACAacatgtttgggttttttttaaagatgaaaccGCGTGTTTTACACGGAACGTAAGCACGAGGGGAAAAGTTCAAAGCATGCAGATCTCTAATTCAATTTCACTAGGTCTATAAATCACAGATCTTGAATGTACAGTACGTGCACAACGAACCGAATAGGTGTTATCAGCAGTGATGTCAATTATAATATCactgttaaaacaaaagttaatggcctgacgtttcaacccttgCAGAGTCGAtctttttagccttcgagaaagactctgacgTCAAGCCATTATCTATTTTTCAATGATACATCATATTTTCTCGATTTGTTTAACAGAcaatttgaaaatctatataTTCAAGTTGTTTGAAATACATGAAATAATGTACACGGGTATTTCCCAAAATACATAAAGCGTTTCGTGACTGAGCGCTGGAGGTCACCGGACctaagctctgggcccaatgtcatagagctgctaagcacaaacatttgctcagcatgaaatttcatccttgataaaaacaggattacccacaaaatttccatttgtttcgTGTTGCTTGTTactattcagctgttgtttgcttatcctgaaaataacGTGGAAATATAGTTGGTAATCCTTtgtttatcaagggagaaattacatggtaagcaaattgttttgcttagcagcgctatgaaattgggccctggtgttgtcagaagcagagtgtgggttcgaagcCCGGACACTTGAAGTAGAACCCATGAGCAAGGCATTTAACCACAATAGTAaaacggactgtgaagggggtaaccccaTTAAAGCAGGAGTTGGTGGCAACGTGCCTCTGGttgcagttgatttgggtcaatatCAAATAAATGATAGCCCTCTCATTAAAGTGGCCGTCCGGCCTCGTAGTTTTATGGCGAAACAAAAAAGTTTCCtataagttttaaaaataaatgtgttctGTGTTATTAATTTTCTCAGGTGGCACCTAGTCGCCATGTCGTCCCCTGACAATGGAAATACGGACGGGAAGACACCCGGCAGGTTTAAGTCTGAACCCGATCCAGATATGCCGATAGAGGGCGACGACGAAGCTTCCGAACTTTTGATTAACATCAAAGAGGAGCCGATGGACGAGGATTATTATCAGACCTATTCAAATACCAACGGAGACACGTGTCCAAGCGACTCGGCCGAAAGTGCCGAGTTGGATGATGACGTAGAGTCAAATAACTTCGATAAAATTCGTGAGACCAACGAAAACGTAATGCAACAAACCGTAGTTACCAAGATGGCGATTGCTCCAGTTACCACAGTGCCAAACGGTGGAGGGTTGAGGTCTAATATCAAGACGACCAAAATACTACCGAAACCCATGAAGTTTGCCGGGATGACCACAAAACAGGTTGTTGCTTCGACACGCTTGCTGCCTGTCGGCCTTAAAACATCGTGCCCCATCCCGATCGCTCTGACGGTCAACACGCCCGAGGTGGACCCGAAAGCGAAAGCTGCTCTGACCACCAGCCAAACCTCGGCCCACCATCTCATGACTCTTGCCACAGAGGCAGATAAAATATTGAAAAGGCAAAAGAAGACGAGTGAGAAGGGTTCTAATTCCGATCACACCGACGATGACAAGTTGAGTTACAGTGAGGAGGAGGACGGGATGTGCACCTCAGACTCCAGTAACGGACTCGACCCTTTTGCGAACGGCTCCGATCAGACTTTGACCCTGATTCAAAGGCGAGCTGCCGAAGCATCTTTGTCAGCATCCAAGTCCAAGAAAACCAAGAGAAAACGGAACCAGTTACCAGACGACTTGAAAGATCAGACGTACTGGGAGAGACGGCGGAAGAACAACGAGGCCGCAAAGAGGTCCCGTGATGCCCGCCGTGCCAAAGAGGATCAGATCGCGATTCGGGCTGCATTGCTGGAGCAAGAAAATATGAGACTCAAGATTGAGGTAGCAGCCCTCAAGGAAGAAACAATAAAACTGAGGGGAATGCTTTACGATAAGCGATGATAGACACGATAAAACAATAATGAACTTATCCCTTGccgatttttttattttattgtttatttattgtttatttatcgTTGTTAGCGTCCACTTGGCTTTCCGAAATGTTCATTTGGCAGCCATGTTTTATCAAGTTATTGCCTTCATGCATTGAGAGAGAAGATCGCATCGTTTTGTACATCGATATCAGAGAAAGCTACAGGTGCCTTGTGAGCATTTTTGGCGAAAGAATAGTTAAGCTGCCTTTGTATTTGAAAATGAGCGCGAAATGGCACGTGTGAATTTCATTGCAACATTTTGGGCCAAAAGTTTTCGGAAGcttttcttacattatttacCGGGTAACGACTTCTTTGCGGATTGAAGCGATATTTAGTTGTTGGAAATGAAT includes the following:
- the LOC117293618 gene encoding uncharacterized protein LOC117293618 isoform X2; this encodes MSSPDNGNTDGKTPGRFKSEPDPDMPIEGDDEASELLINIKEEPMDEDYYQTYSNTNGDTCPSDSAESAELDDDVESNNFDKIRETNENVMQQTVVTKMAIAPVTTVPNGGGLRSNIKTTKILPKPMKFAGMTTKQVVASTRLLPVGLKTSCPIPIALTVNTPEVDPKAKAALTTSQTSAHHLMTLATEADKILKRQKKTSEKGSNSDHTDDDKLSYSEEEDGMCTSDSSNGLDPFANGSDQTLTLIQRRAAEASLSASKSKKTKRKRNQLPDDLKDQTYWERRRKNNEAAKRSRDARRAKEDQIAIRAALLEQENMRLKIEVAALKEETIKLRGMLYDKR
- the LOC117293618 gene encoding uncharacterized protein LOC117293618 isoform X1 codes for the protein MFFCHRGGAFKLNMALSIVGLLRQHYFQSEMARWHLVAMSSPDNGNTDGKTPGRFKSEPDPDMPIEGDDEASELLINIKEEPMDEDYYQTYSNTNGDTCPSDSAESAELDDDVESNNFDKIRETNENVMQQTVVTKMAIAPVTTVPNGGGLRSNIKTTKILPKPMKFAGMTTKQVVASTRLLPVGLKTSCPIPIALTVNTPEVDPKAKAALTTSQTSAHHLMTLATEADKILKRQKKTSEKGSNSDHTDDDKLSYSEEEDGMCTSDSSNGLDPFANGSDQTLTLIQRRAAEASLSASKSKKTKRKRNQLPDDLKDQTYWERRRKNNEAAKRSRDARRAKEDQIAIRAALLEQENMRLKIEVAALKEETIKLRGMLYDKR